The following coding sequences are from one Diospyros lotus cultivar Yz01 chromosome 7, ASM1463336v1, whole genome shotgun sequence window:
- the LOC127806140 gene encoding sinalpyl alcohol oxidase Nec3-like isoform X6 gives MQKLQAFFTIFLLSVFLIIGPQLGISWANEFDQQDLEYYMKFVYDATEFPLEEHYDYIIVGGGAVGCPLAATLSAQYSVLLLERGSTPHAKSEVLQQENVLKNVLEADIDGNSPAQAFTSEEGVPNVRGRILGGGTMINAGFYSRGDEEFYINSGIEWDLDLVKKSYEWVEETIVFKPPVGTWQSSVRQALLEVGQGPNNGFTFDHIIGAKIGGSIFDEVGRRHGAVELLNKATSKNIQVAIHATVERVIFSSISDLSASGVIYSDSMGRLHRALLKPEGEVILSAGALGSPQLLLLSGVGPQPYLSSLNISVIKHHPSVGQFLADNPRVDVTIIPPFLVENSGLATAGITKDYYIEAISGSIPFDSAFNYILFPDPSPPVSLPVLTLFFKLAKPLSTGSLHLASPTDVRIPPRVSFNYFSNPEDMHKCVAGVKNLVKLMNSDAMGKYKEGRGGAREFKFVGRSLPENKTDDAAFETFCRKMLTTMCHYHGGCLAGKVVDQRFRVFGIDALRVIDGSTFTSSPGTNPQATLMMIGRYVGLKMQEERMTMQCSLT, from the exons ATCTGGAATATTACATGAAATTTGTATATGATGCAACTGAGTTTCCATTGGAAGAACACTACGATTATATAATAGTTGGTGGAGGGGCAGTTGGTTGTCCTCTTGCCGCTACTCTCTCAGCACAGTACTCTGTCCTGCTTCTCGAAAGGGGTAGTACACCTCATGCGAAATCAGAAGTCCTACAACAGGAGAATGTTTTAAAGAACGTTCTAGAAGCAGATATTGATGGAAACTCCCCTGCTCAGGCCTTCACCTCAGAAGAAGGTGTCCCAAATGTAAGAGGAAGGATCCTAGGTGGAGGAACCATGATAAATGCAGGTTTCTACTCGAGAGGCGACGAAGAATTCTATATAAATTCTGGCATAGAATGGGACCTAGATCTTGTTAAGAAGTCGTATGAATGGGTTGAAGAGACAATTGTCTTTAAACCTCCTGTTGGAACATGGCAATCTTCTGTGAGACAAGCACTTCTAGAAGTTGGTCAAGGTCCGAACAATGGATTTACCTTTGATCACATCATAGGAGCTAAAATTGGGGGCTCAATCTTCGATGAGGTGGGACGGCGACATGGTGCAGTGGAGCTTCTAAACAAAGCCACGTCAAAGAACATTCAAGTGGCCATTCATGCCACAGTAGAGAGGGTGATTTTCTCCTCAATTTCAG ACTTGTCAGCTTCTGGCGTCATCTATAGTGATTCAATGGGAAGACTTCATCGAGCTTTGTTAAAACCCGAGGGAGAAGTAATTTTGAGCGCCGGAGCTCTTGGTAGCCCCCAACTTTTGTTGCTAAGTGGGGTTGGTCCACAGCCATATCTGTCTTCCTTGAACATTTCTGTAATCAAACACCACCCTTCGGTTGGGCAATTTTTGGCCGATAATCCTCGAGTCGATGTTACCATCATTCCTCCATTTCTAGTCGAGAATTCGGGACTTGCAACTGCTGGCATAACAAAAGATTACTACATAGAAGCCATATCAGGGTCTATTCCTTTTGACTCTGCATTCAACTACATCCTCTTCCCAGACCCATCTCCTCCTGTGAGCCTCCCTGTATTAACCCTATTTTTCAAGCTTGCAAAGCCGCTTTCAACTGGTTCACTTCATCTAGCATCACCAACAGATGTGAGGATTCCCCCTAGGGTTAGCTTCAACTACTTTTCCAACCCAGAAGACATGCATAAATGCGTGGCAGGAGTCAAAAATCTTGTCAAGTTGATGAATTCCGATGCGATGGGCAAGTACAAAGAAGGCCGGGGAGGTGCCAGAGAATTTAAATTTGTGGGTCGATCTTTGCCAGAAAACAAAACCGATGATGCAGCATTCGAAACATTTTGTCGCAAAATGTTGACTACCATGTGCCATTACCATGGTGGCTGTCTGGCAGGGAAGGTGGTGGATCAACGTTTTAGGGTTTTCGGAATTGATGCATTACGAGTTATCGACGGATCCACATTCACATCGTCCCCAGGAACTAATCCTCAAGCTACTCTAATGATGATTGGCCG CTATGTTGGCCTCAAAATGCAGGAGGAGAGAATGACAATGCAGTGTTCATTGACTTAA